GTGGTTGGGATGCCTGCGGCCTGGACGATTTGTTCGAAGTCTTCCTGGTGGTTATTGATAGGCATTAATTTCCTCCAGGGTAAACGGCCAGAGTATTGGCCCCATGGTTGTGTTTGCGGTCAGGTTGATCACTTCGGTGCGGGGGCGCTCGATCTTCACGGTGCCAGGAACAATCCGCACGTCTTCTTCCACCATCAGCTCCAGCCGGTTCATATTGTTCAGCCAGTTCTCACGGCTGCGATCTGCGACCAGTTCAATCAAGATTCCGGTTTCCAGAATCATGTGCTTAATGTCCTGGGCGATGCTGGCGCGGTCATCGGTGTAGGCAGGCATACCCGCAACATCCAGTGCGATGTCGCGGTCTTTAATTAAAATGTCGATCCACTGTTGTTCTGACATTACCCACCCCACTGCCACATCATTTCTTCGATGTTGTGGCTGTTGATCTGCTGGCTGGTTGTTACGTTGACGGTATTGCCACCGCGATTGCTGTTGTTGGTGACAGCGTTGTTGATGGTCTTGGAAATACCGCCAGCAGGTACTGTGGAAGTTTTCGGAGTGTCCAGGCTGGCTACTGTTGGTGCGCTGGCTCCATCTTCGCCGCCGATATTTATACCGGGGATTCGGTTCAGCATGCGGATCACCCAGCCTGCGGCATCGCCCAGAAGTCCGAAAACGCTGATATCTCCCAGAGATGCTTTAAATTTGTCCCAATCAATCACAGCGGCTGCTATGCCAGCAGACAGAGCTGCAACAAGTCCGACAAATAGCCCGATGGGGTTGGCAAACATCACAAGGTTTACCGCCAGCATCACTGCCCGGAAGGCAACCAGGGCACCTTTCATCAAATTAATGGCTCCCATGGCAATGGCAGTGGCAGTGCCATAACCCATCATTGCAATCTTGGCGATACCACTGGCCAGAGTCATGGCACCCAGCGCGGCGGTCATAGCGGTAATGGACAACACGCCATAACCAATCCAGCGGGTGATATTGGGGAATGTGCGCGTCCACTGGGTAAGTACACTGGCACCGTCGGCCATCTTGCTAACCAGCGGATTAATAACGGGTAACAAGGCAGAGCCAAAACCAATCCGCACCGCATTAATACCGGCGCTTAATTGCTCCCAGGGATCCACCATTGCGTCGGCCATCAACATGGCCTGCTCCATTCCCTTGGTTTTGCCCAGCTGGTCGATGCTGCTGCCCAGTGCGTTGGTCTGGTTCATTAACAGAGTGACCATCGCAACGGCTTCAGAGCTGCCGAATGCTTTGGCCAGCTCGTCAGTGTCAGCCACTGTCAGGCTATCGCCATAGCGGTTTTGCAGCTGGGTCATAATGTCCATTACACCCAGCAGCTTGCCTTCGGAATCGGTAAACGACATACCCAGTGCATCCTGAGCCTTGCCCACACCAGCCAGAAACGCCTTGTATTTAGTGGCGGCTTCAGAGCCGGACATGGTGGCCTGCATGGTGCCCAGAATCGCCATCTGTTCCGACATTTCGATGCCCATTGCAGTAGCCGACTTACCCAACGCACCAAAGGCGCTGGACATTTCGTTACCGTTGGTTTTGAACATCTGCACGGCGCTGGCGGTCATGCCTGCCACCTGTTCTACCCATTCGGCTTTGCCCATCTTGTTGGCGGTATCGGAGAAAATTCCGTACATGGTGCCCATGTAGTTGGTCACGGTAGCGGTGTCGGCTTTGGTGGCAGCAGCCAACACGCCAGAGGCTTCGGTAAAGGCCGACAGCTCACGGCCAGACAGCCCAGCAATAGCGGACTGGATATCATAAGCACTGCTGACAAATTCGGCGGCGCTCTTGCCATAACTGGTGCTGAAATTCAGGGCGGTATCGGCCAGTTGATCCAGGGCATTCTGCTGGACTCCCAGACTGGCCACTTCACCCATGGCGCGGTCTAACTCAATGGCAGGCATTAACATCTGCTGCATGGCAACACCGGCACCGGCCATACTCAGGGCACCGGCACCAATATCACCAAAGGCGCTTTTTGCGCTCTGGGATACGGAATCCAGTGTTTTCTGAATCTTGCCAGCTGGCTCGGTTACCTGATCCAGCAGGCTGATGCTAAACATCAGTTTTTCCAGCTTGGTTGCCATTGATTACGCCTTGAGTGCTTTACCGATTCCATTGCCGATGGCGGTAGCCATCTTTTCCCAGTGATCTTTTTCCAGATAGAGTGCTTCGCCCATACTCCGCGAATCCGGCACCCGATCTGGAAACCATTTGCGCGACAACAGGCAAATACGCTCCAGATCGTTGCCTTCGATTTGCTTTGCTAGGCGCTCGGCTTTCCCAGGTCGATTTGGATATCCGGCAGAAAGTCATCAATGACCTTGCTGGCCAATTGCATTTCTACACCTGGCAAGGCCAGCAGCTCTGTTACATGCTTTTTACTGGCTTCATCAACGGTACGTACCAGAAAGTTCTTGGCTGGCCCGATCTTGTTATCAGGCATCAATTCGTTGACGTACTTGTTGTAATCTTCAGTGGTGACATTGAACGTAAGTTCATTTCCGTTCACGGTTACATTGATTTTCTTTTCCATCTCTCACCCCTTAATGGTCTTGATAAAGCTGGCCAGCTGTTTCTCCAGTCGGCTTTCCATGCTGGTCAGCATTTCTTTCAGGTCTTCCTTGCTGGTGTAGTTCTTGGCTACAGACAGCTCGAACTTGCTTTGCTGGCGCTCGTTGTCCAGCGTTCGCTTAAACAGATACACGTTCCAGGTCACCAGAAACCCAACAACGTACATCAGCAGCTTGAGTACAGTGTCCTGATCCATGCTTGCTTCCTTACTTGATTTTTGGCAGATCAGGGCGCTTAAGCCCGTCGATCATTGCTTCAGCCGCTTCCCGGGTGAAGTCGTTAGTGCTTTTAGCCGCGATCTTGCGCAGTCCCAGACAAACCATGCGGGAAAGGAATCGCTCGGATACCACTGAAAACATCATCTTGCCCACCATGGCTTTCATGGCTTCAAGCAGCATTTTTAGAAAGATTGTGGTCATGTGCAGTACCTCCGGTAAGCGTCGGCGTAGTCTTCCCAGATAGCTTTGCCGGAGTCTGTGTTCCAGTGTTCCTTGGCGTATCTGGCCAGCCCTTCAATGTCATCAGCACAGGGCAGTGGTTCAGGTTTTGCCATAAAGAACACCCGGGCACAGGCAATTGCTAGCTGGGCATCGAATATCAATTGATCCAGGTGCAGGGCTTCAGCCTTTGGCATCTCCCGGAATTTTTCAGGCCGCAGCTTCAAATAGCGCTGTACTTCTTTCAGCCCTACGGGCTCCATCTGCAGGAGTCCTTTAGCCGGGCCATTCTTCAACTGCTGGACATATCGAAATCCACCGGATTCATGGGCGGCAATCATGGCCAGTAACCGCACTGCCGCAGGGCTGCATGGCAGCCGGTAAAGCTGCAGTGTGGTCTGGGCAAAGAATGAAAAGTGTTGTCCTACTTTCATTAGATCAGCCCGTCCGTGTCGGCTTTGGACAGATACCGCACACCATTAATCCGCACAAAATCAGGGCTGGTAACATCAAACGGAATAGTGGTCAGGTGCTTCTCGCCGCCGTTGGTGTCGATATCCAGCAGGCTGGAAACCTTCAGCTTGCAGCCAAACGCCTGCACCTTGATTTCGTTGTTTGGGGTCTTGGCGAAAAATGTAATGTCAGAAGGTGCCAGGCTGCGGAAACTGCCAGCCTTGCCTGCGGCTTCCACAATCAGCTTCAGGTTGCTGGCATCCACCTGTAATTCACCAGAGGCTTCCACATCACCGTCCACCCAGCCATTGGGCACACCGGAATCTTTTGCAACGGCGCTGTTGTCGGTGATTTCCAGACTGGCCTGGGCAACACGCACAGAGAAGTCGCCCACAGTAATATCAAAATTCTTGCCGCTAATTCGTTGGGTCATTGTTTTCTCCTTAAACCAGATCCAGGGCAATGTTGGCGGTGATGGACTTGGCGCTGTTGTAAGGCCGCACCACCACAAACAGCTCTACCGCATCACGGGTAGGCCAGGTGATGGTGATGTCTTCGTCCTCGGGTGGTTGCACTTCACCAGGGAACACTGTGCCCAGCACTTCGGTGCTGTGGCTCATCTCAAACAGCGGGCGCATAAAATAGGTTTTGTTTGATGCTTCACTGGCAGGTGTACTGTTCAGCTTGCGGTCTGCGATTCGGGCGATAGCCAGCGGGCGGATCCGGCGCATAACCTTCTGGACTACCCGCAGGTTTTCCACGGTCTGGTAGTCACCATCTTCCACATCCAGCATATTGCCGTCAGCCCAGTACATGCCGTCGTAATCCGGGTACCACTGGGGAACACTGAAGCGGGCAGAGTCCAGCTCGCGCAAAATGCTCATATCAATTTCGCGGTCGTCCATATCCACTGGCTTCTCACCCCATTCACCAATCAATGGCCCGGTGGCCACCCGCATGGGGGAATCTGCAACAGTCACAGCACGGTTGCAGAGTCGTCCGGCCAGAGTGCCCTGGTCATGTCCCCACAGGGTGGGCACCACCATTACCTGGTTACCTGCAATGCCATCAGTCAGCTTCTTCTGTTCGGTGACGTAGGTGCTCCAGTCCTCGGAATCTGTATCAATTTTTCTTGATGCAGCAATAAAGAACAGTGGGCGCTGGTATTCGCCCATAATGTCCTGGGCTTTGGCGTGCATCGCTTCCAGATCGGTCTTGGCGCTGATGGCTTCAGTGACCACAATGGTTTCCACCGTTACCTGTGGCATACAGATATCCACTGCCTTGTCCCAGTCTTCACCGGTAGCGAGCACATAAACCACTGCGCCCCAGTTCTGCCCGGCATTCTGGCGGGCGGCAATCAGCTGGGTTTTCAGGGTGCTGTCTTCGGTGCCCAGCAGCTCGTCGAAGTCAGTGCCGTTATCGACGGTTAAAACCTTGCCCTGGTTCTTGGTACCCGCACCGATATAGAGGAAGTAACGCTCTACCTCATTTAATGGGCCTTGCATCAGGTTCAGGTTGTTGATTTGTACGCCACCAATGGCCATGTTTTGCTCCTGGTCTTAATTGCTGTTCCCTTACCGGGCTCCCTTCGCCCGCAATCCGGCCAGCGACTCTTTAGCCAGCTGGTGCAGCATCTGGTCAACGTTATCCGGGCTGGCACCTAAAAACGGGCGTGCCGGTGTGCGAATTGTCCAGCGCTGTTTTTTCTGACTATCCCGCAGAGCCTTCAATACCAACCCGGCCTGCCCGATGGTCATGGTCTTCATAATTTGCTTCTGGCTGGCTCGCTTCAGCCGGGTGCGGCCATTCTTGCCTTTCACCGGCTGGCGATAACCTTCTGCCAGCAGTGCCCTTGCCATATCGCGGGAGGCAGGGGCGTTGTAATTGGGCTGGCCATGTATCCGTTTCATCTTTGAAGCGGTCATGGTTTCCGGCACGCCATGCTGTTGTTGGTAGGCAATCCTGCCGGTCAGGGTGTTTTTCCACGTTACGTCGGCCTGCGCCTTGCCCCTGGGGAATACCGCCATTTGCTTGCCCATATTGCGCAGCATCTTGCGGCGGTTCCGGGTGTTCTTTCTCGCCTTCATGGGCGAACCGGATACGGTTTTCTGCTGGCGGATGTTCTGCCTGCCGCGATTGCGGACTTCAGTGGCCATCCGCTTCACCAGTTTTCTCTGGCGATGGGGAGGCATGGTCAGAACGTCCAGCTGCTCAAACAGTGTCAGCCGGGCTTTCTGGTCTTCCGCAAACTGGAAGGGATCAGCCGATGCCGCCATCCGTGATGCCCTCCATGTCATCCAGCTCTTCTGCTATATCGATTGGAACGGTATCCACTCGCCACTGCTGCCCGTAGGCGCTGATGGAGCCTTCCGGATCCGGTATCAGCTGGATGGGTTCGTCAAACTCCACCACCAGTTCAATGTCTGCGGTTGTGCGGTCATTCAGATCGATATTGATTTCCGGCTCTGCCAGCTCCAGGTGCTCCCGGTCAGTGTCGTGTTCTGACAGCCAGCCCATCACCTGCGCCATGATTTCAAAGGCATCACCGGGGTAACGCTCAATCTGGATAACACCGTCGTATTTAAACCGGGCCAGCTCGATGCCGTTGCCCAGATGCTTGCCGGTCAGGGTCAGTTCGCCCTTGTCAGCCAGAGCATGGAAGTTTTCCCGCTTCAGTCTGCTTTTGCCCAGCAGGTGTGCTGATAGTCCTTGCAGCAGTTTCACAGGTCATACACTCCTATGCGGCACAGCCCCAGAAAGTCGGTAATGGCATGGCGGGAAAACTCCAGAAACTTGTCTTCGGTCTCTTCGCTTTCCTTGGCTTCGTTGTTGGCGGCTTCCCGTCGGTCTGTGGTGGCAAACTGTTGCAGCAGCAGCGCCTTGGCATGGCAGAACACCGCACGGCGGTAATAGATCAGGGTCAGTTTGTCGCCGCCGATCTGGTCGCTGGGTACGGAGTCCATAGAGTCGTGCCCGGCTTCCTGTTGCTCTGCTTTCCACTTGCGCAGGGTATGGTTTACCGATGCCATGCCCAGCTGCAGGTTGTCTTCCACCATGCCCAGCTCATACTCAGCGGGCAGACGGTAATTTTTCTGGAATTCGCCAGTGTCCAGGTCTGGCCAGAAACCGTCGTTACTGACGGTGCTGTCCACTGCCTGGTCGGGAAGGCCGCTAAAACTCATTCGGCCTCTCCCTGCAGGTAGGCTTCGGAAGTTTCCATAAAGCTGCCTGCGTCAATTAGGGTGGGCTCGCCCTGGCTTTCAGGTGTTTCCAGGCTCTCAGCCTGTGCACCGCCAGCCAGGGTGCCCACGGCGGGGGGGGAGACATCACCAGAGCTAACCGCCGATTCAGCTCTGTCTAATTTCTTGCGAATCTCATTGATTCGGGTAATACACTTGGCGCGGCGTGGATCCAGCTCCATCGCCCGCACATAAAAATTCAGCGCCTGCTGGAGTTGTCCAGCTTCCATGGTCAGATCGCCAGCCTGCTTGTGGTACTTTGCCTGCACCGCAGCAGGTACCGGCCAGTGGTCGTCCATCAGGCGCTGAAACACCTGGGAGAAATAGGGTTCGATACCATCGCCTCTGGCTTTCTGCATCTTGCTCCAGTCAAGAACACAATCCGCCACAAAGGTTTGCAGGCTTCGGTTGAATCGTTCCGGCATAGGCTGCTTCTGTTCAATCGCCAGCAGTGCCCAGTCGATAGCCTGGTGAATTTGTCCGGTATCAAAAAACCAGATCACCAGCTGCACCAGTACCGGATTTTTGAAGACTTCGCCTTGTTCCCGGTATTCGGTCACATAGGGCAGATAACGGGGGATCAGTTCGTCACGCTTGATGGTGTCTCTGGGTTCACCGGTTGGGTGAGCAGACAGGCGCTTGAGGTCTGACTCCAGACTTGCCAACAATAATTGAAATTGTTGGTAATCCTTCGCAGTCACTTGCAAGGTTTCCCGTGCAGCGGCCTCGATGCGCTGTTGTTCCTTTGCAGCCTTTTTCTTTTGCTGCATGCGCTGTTTAAAATCCCAACCGTAATTCATCTGATCCCCCTTTAGCCTCAAGCCGGTGTTGCTTCTTCGTCTTTGATCACCACATTGGCTGCGTCAATGGCAGCAGCGGCATCAAAGTCTTCCAGCATGTAGGCTTCATTGGAGCTGATAAAATCCACGACCTGATCGGATGCGGACTGATCTTCAGACTTACGACGCATCCGGCCTTCCTGATAATACAGATGCAGGTTGTCCAGATCGGTCACCATCACACCGTTTGCAGGGAATCCGGGAACGACAATAGACGGATAGCCGCCATAGGATTTCTCCAGCACCATGATGTTGGATTTCTCGGTGGGCTGTTGGGCAAACTTTGCCAGTGCCTTGCCACTGTCGTGAGCAATCAGGCCGCGACCAACAATCGCCACTTCATCACCGCTTTTGCTGGCATCACCGATCATGGAGCCAACGCTGTAAACCAAATGATCCAGATTCTTAAAGTCGCCCGCTGCGCCCAGCGTGATTTGACCGGAGTCTTCCTGTGACTCGGTCATGAAGTTCTCAGGGTGATGGGTTTCCAGCAGGTGCAGCCAGCCTTTGTTTACATCCTGTAGCAGTGGGTTGGTTTCGCGGTC
Above is a window of Endozoicomonas montiporae CL-33 DNA encoding:
- a CDS encoding phage tail tape measure protein yields the protein MATKLEKLMFSISLLDQVTEPAGKIQKTLDSVSQSAKSAFGDIGAGALSMAGAGVAMQQMLMPAIELDRAMGEVASLGVQQNALDQLADTALNFSTSYGKSAAEFVSSAYDIQSAIAGLSGRELSAFTEASGVLAAATKADTATVTNYMGTMYGIFSDTANKMGKAEWVEQVAGMTASAVQMFKTNGNEMSSAFGALGKSATAMGIEMSEQMAILGTMQATMSGSEAATKYKAFLAGVGKAQDALGMSFTDSEGKLLGVMDIMTQLQNRYGDSLTVADTDELAKAFGSSEAVAMVTLLMNQTNALGSSIDQLGKTKGMEQAMLMADAMVDPWEQLSAGINAVRIGFGSALLPVINPLVSKMADGASVLTQWTRTFPNITRWIGYGVLSITAMTAALGAMTLASGIAKIAMMGYGTATAIAMGAINLMKGALVAFRAVMLAVNLVMFANPIGLFVGLVAALSAGIAAAVIDWDKFKASLGDISVFGLLGDAAGWVIRMLNRIPGINIGGEDGASAPTVASLDTPKTSTVPAGGISKTINNAVTNNSNRGGNTVNVTTSQQINSHNIEEMMWQWGG
- a CDS encoding head completion/stabilization protein; this encodes MSFSGLPDQAVDSTVSNDGFWPDLDTGEFQKNYRLPAEYELGMVEDNLQLGMASVNHTLRKWKAEQQEAGHDSMDSVPSDQIGGDKLTLIYYRRAVFCHAKALLLQQFATTDRREAANNEAKESEETEDKFLEFSRHAITDFLGLCRIGVYDL
- a CDS encoding phage protein; this encodes MTQRISGKNFDITVGDFSVRVAQASLEITDNSAVAKDSGVPNGWVDGDVEASGELQVDASNLKLIVEAAGKAGSFRSLAPSDITFFAKTPNNEIKVQAFGCKLKVSSLLDIDTNGGEKHLTTIPFDVTSPDFVRINGVRYLSKADTDGLI
- a CDS encoding DUF6890 family protein; translation: MSRKWFPDRVPDSRSMGEALYLEKDHWEKMATAIGNGIGKALKA
- a CDS encoding phage tail protein, which codes for MKLLQGLSAHLLGKSRLKRENFHALADKGELTLTGKHLGNGIELARFKYDGVIQIERYPGDAFEIMAQVMGWLSEHDTDREHLELAEPEINIDLNDRTTADIELVVEFDEPIQLIPDPEGSISAYGQQWRVDTVPIDIAEELDDMEGITDGGIG
- a CDS encoding putative phage tail assembly chaperone produces the protein MEKKINVTVNGNELTFNVTTEDYNKYVNELMPDNKIGPAKNFLVRTVDEASKKHVTELLALPGVEMQLASKVIDDFLPDIQIDLGKPSA
- a CDS encoding DUF2586 domain-containing protein, producing MAIGGVQINNLNLMQGPLNEVERYFLYIGAGTKNQGKVLTVDNGTDFDELLGTEDSTLKTQLIAARQNAGQNWGAVVYVLATGEDWDKAVDICMPQVTVETIVVTEAISAKTDLEAMHAKAQDIMGEYQRPLFFIAASRKIDTDSEDWSTYVTEQKKLTDGIAGNQVMVVPTLWGHDQGTLAGRLCNRAVTVADSPMRVATGPLIGEWGEKPVDMDDREIDMSILRELDSARFSVPQWYPDYDGMYWADGNMLDVEDGDYQTVENLRVVQKVMRRIRPLAIARIADRKLNSTPASEASNKTYFMRPLFEMSHSTEVLGTVFPGEVQPPEDEDITITWPTRDAVELFVVVRPYNSAKSITANIALDLV
- a CDS encoding DUF2590 family protein; its protein translation is MSEQQWIDILIKDRDIALDVAGMPAYTDDRASIAQDIKHMILETGILIELVADRSRENWLNNMNRLELMVEEDVRIVPGTVKIERPRTEVINLTANTTMGPILWPFTLEEINAYQ
- a CDS encoding phage major capsid protein, P2 family, which produces MLERTVKQFAMLQQAMAKAYGVTDVTRRFNVSIPMEISLNQAVLDSNDFLNRITTLPKVDKVGKPSRVRISSTLASRTDTSDGTKQRKPTKMKAPEGIEYRLEQTNFDVAFDYETLDSWARFDNFMELYMNAVYQRIGLDRILIGFNGSSAEKNTDRETNPLLQDVNKGWLHLLETHHPENFMTESQEDSGQITLGAAGDFKNLDHLVYSVGSMIGDASKSGDEVAIVGRGLIAHDSGKALAKFAQQPTEKSNIMVLEKSYGGYPSIVVPGFPANGVMVTDLDNLHLYYQEGRMRRKSEDQSASDQVVDFISSNEAYMLEDFDAAAAIDAANVVIKDEEATPA
- the gpM gene encoding phage terminase small subunit, with translation MNYGWDFKQRMQQKKKAAKEQQRIEAAARETLQVTAKDYQQFQLLLASLESDLKRLSAHPTGEPRDTIKRDELIPRYLPYVTEYREQGEVFKNPVLVQLVIWFFDTGQIHQAIDWALLAIEQKQPMPERFNRSLQTFVADCVLDWSKMQKARGDGIEPYFSQVFQRLMDDHWPVPAAVQAKYHKQAGDLTMEAGQLQQALNFYVRAMELDPRRAKCITRINEIRKKLDRAESAVSSGDVSPPAVGTLAGGAQAESLETPESQGEPTLIDAGSFMETSEAYLQGEAE